The following are from one region of the Odontesthes bonariensis isolate fOdoBon6 chromosome 12, fOdoBon6.hap1, whole genome shotgun sequence genome:
- the tyw5 gene encoding tRNA wybutosine-synthesizing protein 5 isoform X3 — protein MCFCETFIQRPALLRGVNLGPCLERWTVEYLGQKGGDRKVKIHVSTVPQMDFLHKNFVYKTLPFNEFVKRASETKHSDFFLCEDESYYLRSLGEDVRKEPADLSKQFPDLADDFHIPHFFDPDQFFSSVFRISSCGLQLWTHYDVMDNMLAQVTGKKRVVLYSPQDALHLYLSGDKSEVLDIDEPDLKRFSEFVKARRYECVLEPGDLLFIPALWFHNTLALQFGVGVNVFWRHLPADSYDRKDPYGNKDPVAAARALQALERALVALDELPAEYKDFYGRRMIQRIQKRAYCESLSGDKQEACDTTLPSILFTNPG, from the exons ATGTGTTTCTGCGAGACATTTATCcagag ACCGGCCCTGCTGAGAGGAGTGAATCTGGGTCCGTGCCTGGAGAGGTGGACGGTTGAATATCTTGGACAAAAAGGAGGCGACAGGAAGGTGAAGATCCATGTATCCACAGTACCACAGATGGATTTCCTTCACAAAAACTTTGTCTACAA GACTCTGCCATTTAATGAGTTTGTGAAAAGAGCGTCTGAAACAAAGCACAGTGACTTCTTCCTGTGTGAG gATGAGAGCTATTATCTTCGATCACTGGGAGAGGATGTTCGGAAG GAACCTGCTGATCTGAGCAAACAGTTCCCAGACTTGGCGGATGACTTTCACATCCCCCACTTCTTCGATCCGGACCAGTTCTTCTCCAGTGTCTTCCGCATCAGCTCATGTGGTCTGCAGCTGTGGACACACTATGAT GTGATGGACAATATGTTGGCTCAAGTGACAGGAAAGAAAAGAGTGGTTCTCTACAGCCCCCAAGATGCCTTACACCTCTACCTGTCTG GTGATAAGTCAGAGGTCCTGGACATTGATGAGCCTGATCTGAAACGGTTTTCTGAGTTTGTGAAGGCAAGGAGATATGAATGTGTGCTGGAGCCTGGAGATCTGCTTTTTATACCTG CTCTGTGGTTCCATAATACTCTCGCCCTGCAGTTTGGAGTGGGCGTTAATGTGTTCTGGCGCCATCTTCCTGCTGACAGTTATGACAGAAAGGACCCATATGGTAACAAAGACCCCGTGGCTGCTGCTCGGGCTCTTCAGGCTCTGGAGAGGGCCCTAGTCGCACTTGATGAACTTCCAGCAGAATACAAGGACTTCTACGGCCGGCGGATGATTCAGCGCATCCAGAAGCGGGCATACTGTGAGAGTCTGTCAGGAGACAAACAGGAAGCGTGTGACACTACATTACCCAGCATTCTATTCACCAATCCTGGATGA
- the tyw5 gene encoding tRNA wybutosine-synthesizing protein 5 isoform X1 has product MELQEKIPVPIFTEVDRDVFLRDIYPERRPALLRGVNLGPCLERWTVEYLGQKGGDRKVKIHVSTVPQMDFLHKNFVYKTLPFNEFVKRASETKHSDFFLCEDESYYLRSLGEDVRKEPADLSKQFPDLADDFHIPHFFDPDQFFSSVFRISSCGLQLWTHYDVMDNMLAQVTGKKRVVLYSPQDALHLYLSGDKSEVLDIDEPDLKRFSEFVKARRYECVLEPGDLLFIPALWFHNTLALQFGVGVNVFWRHLPADSYDRKDPYGNKDPVAAARALQALERALVALDELPAEYKDFYGRRMIQRIQKRAYCESLSGDKQEACDTTLPSILFTNPG; this is encoded by the exons ATGGAGCTCCAGGAAAAAATACCGGTGCCGATATTTACTGAAGTGGATAGGGATGTGTTTCTGCGAGACATTTATCcagag CGCAGACCGGCCCTGCTGAGAGGAGTGAATCTGGGTCCGTGCCTGGAGAGGTGGACGGTTGAATATCTTGGACAAAAAGGAGGCGACAGGAAGGTGAAGATCCATGTATCCACAGTACCACAGATGGATTTCCTTCACAAAAACTTTGTCTACAA GACTCTGCCATTTAATGAGTTTGTGAAAAGAGCGTCTGAAACAAAGCACAGTGACTTCTTCCTGTGTGAG gATGAGAGCTATTATCTTCGATCACTGGGAGAGGATGTTCGGAAG GAACCTGCTGATCTGAGCAAACAGTTCCCAGACTTGGCGGATGACTTTCACATCCCCCACTTCTTCGATCCGGACCAGTTCTTCTCCAGTGTCTTCCGCATCAGCTCATGTGGTCTGCAGCTGTGGACACACTATGAT GTGATGGACAATATGTTGGCTCAAGTGACAGGAAAGAAAAGAGTGGTTCTCTACAGCCCCCAAGATGCCTTACACCTCTACCTGTCTG GTGATAAGTCAGAGGTCCTGGACATTGATGAGCCTGATCTGAAACGGTTTTCTGAGTTTGTGAAGGCAAGGAGATATGAATGTGTGCTGGAGCCTGGAGATCTGCTTTTTATACCTG CTCTGTGGTTCCATAATACTCTCGCCCTGCAGTTTGGAGTGGGCGTTAATGTGTTCTGGCGCCATCTTCCTGCTGACAGTTATGACAGAAAGGACCCATATGGTAACAAAGACCCCGTGGCTGCTGCTCGGGCTCTTCAGGCTCTGGAGAGGGCCCTAGTCGCACTTGATGAACTTCCAGCAGAATACAAGGACTTCTACGGCCGGCGGATGATTCAGCGCATCCAGAAGCGGGCATACTGTGAGAGTCTGTCAGGAGACAAACAGGAAGCGTGTGACACTACATTACCCAGCATTCTATTCACCAATCCTGGATGA
- the tyw5 gene encoding tRNA wybutosine-synthesizing protein 5 isoform X2: MELQEKIPVPIFTEVDRDVFLRDIYPERRPALLRGVNLGPCLERWTVEYLGQKGGDRKVKIHVSTVPQMDFLHKNFVYKTLPFNEFVKRASETKHSDFFLCEEPADLSKQFPDLADDFHIPHFFDPDQFFSSVFRISSCGLQLWTHYDVMDNMLAQVTGKKRVVLYSPQDALHLYLSGDKSEVLDIDEPDLKRFSEFVKARRYECVLEPGDLLFIPALWFHNTLALQFGVGVNVFWRHLPADSYDRKDPYGNKDPVAAARALQALERALVALDELPAEYKDFYGRRMIQRIQKRAYCESLSGDKQEACDTTLPSILFTNPG; the protein is encoded by the exons ATGGAGCTCCAGGAAAAAATACCGGTGCCGATATTTACTGAAGTGGATAGGGATGTGTTTCTGCGAGACATTTATCcagag CGCAGACCGGCCCTGCTGAGAGGAGTGAATCTGGGTCCGTGCCTGGAGAGGTGGACGGTTGAATATCTTGGACAAAAAGGAGGCGACAGGAAGGTGAAGATCCATGTATCCACAGTACCACAGATGGATTTCCTTCACAAAAACTTTGTCTACAA GACTCTGCCATTTAATGAGTTTGTGAAAAGAGCGTCTGAAACAAAGCACAGTGACTTCTTCCTGTGTGAG GAACCTGCTGATCTGAGCAAACAGTTCCCAGACTTGGCGGATGACTTTCACATCCCCCACTTCTTCGATCCGGACCAGTTCTTCTCCAGTGTCTTCCGCATCAGCTCATGTGGTCTGCAGCTGTGGACACACTATGAT GTGATGGACAATATGTTGGCTCAAGTGACAGGAAAGAAAAGAGTGGTTCTCTACAGCCCCCAAGATGCCTTACACCTCTACCTGTCTG GTGATAAGTCAGAGGTCCTGGACATTGATGAGCCTGATCTGAAACGGTTTTCTGAGTTTGTGAAGGCAAGGAGATATGAATGTGTGCTGGAGCCTGGAGATCTGCTTTTTATACCTG CTCTGTGGTTCCATAATACTCTCGCCCTGCAGTTTGGAGTGGGCGTTAATGTGTTCTGGCGCCATCTTCCTGCTGACAGTTATGACAGAAAGGACCCATATGGTAACAAAGACCCCGTGGCTGCTGCTCGGGCTCTTCAGGCTCTGGAGAGGGCCCTAGTCGCACTTGATGAACTTCCAGCAGAATACAAGGACTTCTACGGCCGGCGGATGATTCAGCGCATCCAGAAGCGGGCATACTGTGAGAGTCTGTCAGGAGACAAACAGGAAGCGTGTGACACTACATTACCCAGCATTCTATTCACCAATCCTGGATGA